Genomic DNA from Streptomyces sp. GS7:
GCAATGAGATTGAGACTTTCAATTCACCTCGAATCATCTGCATATTCCAGCGAATCTCAGTTGGTTCACCGTCGAAGGAAAAGGTGACCGCGGCGGCACCGTTGAGCAGCGCACTCATGGCGTTCAGCAACAGTCGTGGCGCATCGATTCCGTCGCCCACGGAGGCGCGAAGCCGCCCCGACTCACCAGAAACGACAAAGGTGACCCAGCCATGACGGATTTCCGCCCACGCAAATTGCATCGTACGCACCATTCGCCAGCCACTTACCTCTCATATGGGGTATGCCGTATGCACCCCGTCCCCATGAATTACAATTTCAACCAGGGATGACAATTCACCCCTTCCATTTTTCCCCACGATGCGGCCATAGTCAAATCTATGTATGTGCCCCTGACCGTTCGGGTTTCGCTCACCAGGAGAATTATTGGCGCCATGCGCGAGCCTATCTCCGAGAGCATGCTCGTCTCCATCCCAAATGAAGTCGTCATGAAATTCACCGGGTATGTTCACATCCCCGTTCCCGATGGCCCTCTCTTGCGCCCCCTCGCCATGGCGATACTCTACGTGCCCCACCCGGTCTTCCGAAATAGTGTGATTCTTCGAGCATGAGAAAAGCCCTAGCGGGTCAATTCGCGCAAGAGGGTTGCGAACATACGCGCTCGGATTGCGAGATGGGATCAGGCCGAGTGGGTCCGGTGAGGCGTAACGGGCCGACTGAGGATCGTAGTACCGGTGATAATTGTAGTGAAGGCCAGTTTCCGGGTCGAAATACTGACCAGGAAAGCGAATGGGCGTGTACGCGCTTGCGCTTGTATCCCAGGACGTCGACCCCCACAATGTGGATTTTCTACGCCAGGAGACAACACCCCGATCAACTGAAACCAGTTCCGAGGGCGCGCCCACAAGGTCAGTAACGACGGCGAAGAATCGTTGGTCGATTACTTCCCGGGACGCGGAGTCCGGATTCCAAGCGGATTTACATTCAGTTTGCGTTAGAGGGTTATGTCGACCATGGTCCCACGTGAGCGTGATGGCCCTTGGTGTGCCGATGACTTGAGTGGTTTGTTCTGCGAGTGTGTGACCGTCCCAGCTGAAATCCGTTTGCTCGGCAACCTTTTGACCGTCGGCCGCTAGGCGTTGTTTGGCTATGCGGCGAGCGAAGGGGTCATATACATACCGCCATGCAGCCCCATCGGGAGTGGCTACATAGGCAAGGCGGCCCTCAGCATTCCAGGTGTAGCGCCAGCTGCCCGGTTTCCGGGACAGTCGGGTCTTCTGCCGGAGGACAACCCGCCCCAGCCCGTCATGCTCGTACCGAATACGCCCCGCGCGAGTGATGCGCGTGCCCTCGTACGAACGCTCGCCACTTGCCGATGGGTTGGGGTGGCGGTCGGGCCAGGTGGCGTGGGTTTGGTTGCCCGCCTCGTCGTAAGCGTATGTCTCCGTCCAGTCGGTGGCGTGGACGGCGGTTACGCGGCCGGCGCGGTCGAGGTCGAAGGTGCGGCGGCCGGTGTGGGAGTCGTCGATCGCCGTGAGGTGGCCGTCCGGGCGGTAGGCGTAGGCCCGTTGGAGGAGTTGCGATACCTCGGCTTGTGCGGTTCCGGTGGGGTCCGTTGCCGCGGCGGTGAGGGACTGGCTCGCCAGGCGGCCGGTGGGGTCCCAGGTGTGGGTGAGCTGCAGGCTGCCGCCGATGATGCGGGTGAGTTCCTGGCCCGCGGCGTCGTACTGGAATTGCAGGGGGTGGCCGGCGATGTCCATACCGGTGCGGTTGCCGGCCGCGTCGTAGGTGTAGGTGGTGGTATGGCCGGTGGGGGTCGTGCGGGAGATGCGACGGCCCAGCACGTCGTAAGTGAACGTCATGGTGCGGCCGTTGATTGACTCAGCCAGCACCCTGCCCAGGGCATCGCGGGTGTAGTCGACAGTCGCGTCCGGGTTGGCGGCCTGTTGCAGGTGCCCGGATGGGGCGTGGGCGTAGGTGGTGACCAGGCCCGCGGCGTCCTTGGTCGTGATGCGTCCGAGGGTGTCGCGGGTGTAGGTCGTCACCTCGCCGAGTGCGTTGGTTCGGTTGACGAGTTGGCCCGCCGCGTCATGGACGTAGCTCAGGACACGGTCGTCGAAGTCTGACTCCGAGACCAGTCGCCCGGCGCCGTCGTAAGCGTAGTTCCAGGTCAGGCCCTGGGGATTGGTGACCTGAGTGAGGCGGAGTTCGGTGTCGTGGGTGAACTCGTGGCGGACGCCGTCCGGGTCGGTGCGGGCGGCCAGGAGGTCGAAGTGGGTGTATTCGAAACGAGTGGTCTGGCCTACGGCGTCGGTGTGGGTGAGGCGGTTTCCCTCGCCGTCGTAGGTCCACTCCTCCCTCGCGCCGGTGGGGTCTATTCGGGCGGCCAGCTTCCCTTCGACGGTCCACAGCATGTGGGTGGTCGCGCCGAGGGGATCCGTCACCGAGGTGGTGCGGCCGAAGGCGTCGCGGCGGTAGTGAGTGGTGTGGCCGAGGGGGTCGGTGACCGAGACAGGCAGGCCGCTCCCGTCGCAGGAGACGCGAGTGGTGTTGCCGAGGGCGTCGGTGACCGAGGCGAGGTTGCCGCGGGCGTCGTGGGTGTAGGTGGTGGTCGCACCCGCGGGGTCGGTGGTGGCTACGCGATGGCCGCGGGCGTCGTAGCGGTGGGTCCAGGTGGCGCCGTCTGGCCCGGTGACGTTGAGCGGGTTGCCGTGAGAGTCGTAGACCGTGGTGGACGTGGAGCCGTCGGGGAGGGTGACGGTGGTGGGGCGGCCCTGGTCGTCGTAGGTGAAGTGGGTGGTGCGGCCCAGGGGGTCGGTGGTGGAGAGGATGCTGTGCTTGGCGTCGCGGGTGGTGCGGGTGGTGGCACCAGTCGGGTCGGTGGTCGCGACGATCTGGTGGTGGTCGTTGACCTGGTAGGTGGTGAGCTGATCCTGGGAGTTGAGGAAGCGGTTGGTGCGCAGGCCCGTTTCGGGGTCCGGGTCGCCCCAGGTGTAGCGGGCGCGGAGGTGGCCCGCGATACCGCCCTGTGAGGTGCAGCGGTCCGCCTCGTCGTAGGCGTAGGTGTAGCTGCTGTGGTTGGTGTCTGTCCAGGAGGTGATGCGGCCGGCGTCGTCGTAGGTGAAGCGGAGCGGGCGGTCGGAGGACGGCTTGGTGACGGTGGTGAGGTTGCCAAAGGCGTCGTAGCCGTAGGTGGCCAGGAGTTGGTCGCTGCCGTCGGGGGCGGCGCCGGCCAGGTGGAGGGCGGTGACGCGATCGCCCTCGGTGGTCAGCAGGAGGCGGTAGCCGGCGCTGTGGGTGATGGCGGTGGGGGTGCCGTCTTCGGTGTAGTCGAAGGTCTGGTGGTTGCCGTGGCGGTCGGAGATCTCGTCGAGGAGGGCGAGGTTCTCGGTGTGGGTGGTGAAGTAGCGGCGGGTGCCGGTGGCCGGGTCGACGAGGAAGTAGTCGCCGTCCGGGGTGCGGGCTAGCGGGGCGCCCTCGCCTTCGAGGGGGAAGGTGGGGACGCCGACCGCGGGGTGCGGGTAGAGGAGGAAGTTGCCCTCCTCACCGATGACGATGACGCCCTCGGCGTCGATCTCCAGGCGCTGGTCGAGGGTGCTCATCCACGTACGGCCGAACCAGCGGCCGGTGCGGTACGAGGACTCGAAGGTGCGGGTGAAGGAGAGCGGGAGGTTGCCGGGGAGGGTGATGTCGGTCTGCGGCAGGATCATGCGGCCGGTGGCCATGTCGATGGGGTCGCTGCCAAAGGTCTTGCACCACCCGGTGCGCAACCGGTCTCGAATCGTCCGCTTGCCGCCCTCCTTGGCGGCAGTGCGCGCCGCGCTCTCGGCAGCGTCCTTGGCCCCGGCCCTCGCCGCCCCCTTGGCCAGCCCGCCCGCCCCTTTGCCACCGATGGCATTGAGGATCAGGGCGCCGGTCGCGTCGATCGGGTCGCTGCCCCAGCCAGAGCCGAGCATGCCCTTGGCGAGTTCGGCGGGGTGGAGCGGCATCTGTGCCAGTCCGAGGAGGGTGGTGGAGACGTTGCCGGCGAACTGCCAAGGGTGGGCGATGTTGTAGGGGTCCATGGGGTTGACGGTGCGGGCCAGTTTGACGGTGTCGGCGGCTGCTTTCACCGCCCCGCCGGCCAGATGCATGTTCTCGATGACGAACGCCTTGCCGGCGTCCTTCAGGCCCGCGCTCGCCAGGTCGGTCAGCTGCGGCTTGTCCGGGGCATGGGCCAGGGTGCCCTTGATGGCGTTGCGGGCCCGCTCGGCGGCTTCGTCGCGCTGGCTGCGGGCGTTCTTGAGCATGTCCTGGGCCGCCTCACGGCCCTCGGTACCCGGATCCACGTAGTCGGCGGGCGGGGTGGGCTGCGGGCCGGGATCCGCGCCCTGCCTCACCGCGGCGTTGTAGCTCTCGCCCGCCGCTACGTACGCCTCGACCTTCGCCTTCCACGCGCTGAGCGCATGCTCGGAATCCCGCTTGGCCTGCGCGTACTTCTCGATCGCGTCGACGGCCTTGCTCTGCGCCCAGGTCACCGTCTCCGCGTACGCGTGCATCGCCTTGTACGCGTCGTCGCAGGCATCGGCGGCGTACATCCACTGCTTGGGATGCATGTCGAACGCCTCACGGAACGCGTCGGCCGCCTTGCCGCTCCAGTGCTGGCCGGAGCCCAGCTTGCGCATCCCGTCGGCGACGCGGTTGAACGCCGCGGCGAAGTCCTTAAGGTGCGACGCGGTCTCGTTGAGCTTCTCGACATTGCCGTGGATCAGCTCCTTGGGGTCGTCGGTCTCGCCCAGCTGCCGCTCGCCGACATGGGCGCCCAGCGCCCCGGCGGCCTTGTCGCCGGCCGAGCGGACGGCGTCAGCCGCGCCGTCCGCGCCCACCGCCTGCAGTCCGTCACCCAGTTTGTCCGCGCCGAACTCGACGACCTCGCCCGCGCCGCGTTCGACGGCGTCCGTGAGCTTGCTCGCCCCGTCGCCGATCGCGTTGACGGCATCACCGAACATGCTCACTTGCCGCCACCCCCGCCTGCCTGATCCGGCCCCTGCATCTTCGCCGTGGTCTCGGACGGGTCCTTGCCGCCGTTGGTGAGACGATCGGGGATCGATGTCACGTCGTGGGCAAACGACTTGGCCTGCTCCGCCACCTGCTGTTGCTTCTTCACAGACTCCTTGGATGTCGGGTCCCAGTCCGCGCCCTCGAACTGCTTACGCGGATCGGCCACATCGCTCCAGGAGGTCTTGTGCAGCTGCTCGGCCGTCATCGTCGGGTCGCCCCATGCGGCGTTCACACCCTCCTTGAGGACATCCGAGGCGTACTGCTCCTGCTCGTAGTAGAGACCGGCCGTGATGCCCAGCTTCTTGGAGAATTGGTTGGCGTCCTGCATCAGGTTGTAGACGCCCCAGCCCCAGCGGTCGCAGAACGACGAGAAGACCGATGCCAGGCCGTCGTCACCGCATTCCATGGCATCCATGGACAACGTGCCGAAACCGCGTCCCAGTTGGGCCTCGATATCGAAGCCCAGTTCCTTCAGCTCGCTCGTCGCGGCTTTTATGCCCTTGGTGAGCTCCTCGAATGCCTCCGGTTCGACGTTGTATCCGTCGCCCCCTATGAGCCCCATTTACGCCACCCCTCTGGGCGTTGCGCCAGAAATATCCGTGGACATGACGACACCTGCCCCCGGCGTCACGTCCACGGCCTCGTCTACGTCCGCGTCCACGTCCACAGCCACGCCGTCGGGGACGATTCCGGATACCGGCGGGAAGAGCATTCCCTGCTCGCTGCCCGCGTCGAGCGCCACCCCCGCCGGCCCGCCGACGGCAGGTATCAGCACGTCGAGGACGCGCGCGCCGGCCGTGGTGACGTACTGCCACTCCGCCCCCGGCTCACTTCCGCGGGCTGCAGCAAAACGGGACAACGCGCCCTCGTCCGTGAAGGCATAGAGCCAGCGGATTCCGTCCAACTCCGCTGAGAGGAAGGAGTCATTGGCGACCGGGAGTATCACCTGCGCACGGCGGAATTCACCGACCAGCGCGGCTGGATTCGGCTCCCCCTCATGGAACGCCGCTACCTCGTCCGCCAACGGCATGGCGAGACCCCTCCCCCGTTGTTCGTTCAGCTCGCTACCGGACCCACTTTGACACACGGCACTGACAACGCCGATGGGAGTCGACCCGAACAAACCGACTGGAGAGCCTTTTTATTTTCAATTTTATTTTCAATCATTGCGCGACGATCAGGACGGGAGGGACAACATCGCAATGGGAGAAGGCTGTTGCGTCGCACACGGACCCGGGAATTCAGGCGCCCGTGTGCTCGCCCTCAGCTCCCCGCAGCAGCGCCTCGGCCGCCGCGCGAGCGGTACGGGCGGCGGCCGGGTCGCCCGTGACCGCGGCGGCGGCGATCGCGCCATCGATCAGCAGCGCCAACTGGCCGGCGAGCACGGCGGACCCGGCGTCGCCGTCGTCGGAGGCAGCGGTAGCGGTAGCGGTAGCGGTAGCGGTAGCGGTAGCGGTAGCGGTAGCGGCGGTCAACGGCCGCACCAGGTCGGCCAGATAGGCGCGCAGGGCCAGCTTGTGCTCGCGGGCGGCCCGGCCGATGCCCTCCGACGTGGCGCCCAGTTCGCCGTACGCGTTGACGAAGGCGCAGCCGCGGAAGTCCGGTGCGGCGAACCACGTCTCCAGCCAGTCGAAGACCGCGAGGGGTGCGGCCCCAGGGGCGCCGGTGCCGGAGTGCGCGTCCACGTAGGCGGCGAGGGAGGCGCGCCAGCGTTCGTCGCGACGGCGCAGATACGCCTCGACGAGGTCGTGCTTGGCGGGGAAGGTGCCGTAGAGGCGCTTGAGGGAGACACCGGCGGCGGTGCGGAGTTCGTCCATACCGACGGCCTGGATGCCGCGTGCGTAGAAGAGCTTCTCCGCGGCGCCGAGTATCCGCGTCCGTACGTCGTCGTGGTCCGTCACGGTGGCCCGCCTTCCCGGGAGAACGTTCGTTCTCTACACTAGCCGACGCGCCGGAGAACGGTCGTTCTCGCCAGTGTGATCTCCGGTGGCGGCAGCAGCATGCACACCGACAGGAGGCCCCGATGACAGCTGTGACACAGCCGCGTCCCCCCTTCCCGCCGTTCGACGAGGAGTCCGCGCGCCATAAGGTCCAGGCCGCCGAGGACGCCTGGAACACCCGCGATCCCGAGCGTGTCGCCCTCGCCTACACCGAGGACTCGGTCTGGCGGAACCGGGACACCTTCCTCGTCGGCCGCACCGAGATCGTGGAGTTCCTGCGCCGGAAGTGGGCCCGCGAGCTGGACTACGCACTGCGCAAGGAGCTCTGGTCGTACTCGGGGAACCGGATCGCGGTGCGGTTCCAGTACGAGTGCCGGGACGCGAGCGGGCAGTGGTGGCGGAGTTACGGCAACGAGCTGTGGGAGTTCGACGAGGCGGGGCTGATGCGCCGCCGGGAGGCGGGGATCCACGACGTCCCGATCACGGAAGCGGAACGGCGCGTCCTGGGCCCGCGCCCGGAAGCGGAGCGGGGGCCCGACCGGCCGTCGCTCCCAGTCCACTGACGGGCGTCGGGCAGTGGCAGGTCAGCGGTCGCGCCGCCCGTCGCCCCCACCACCACGTACGCACGCGTCGCGCGCCGGCCCGCCCTGGGTCTCGCGCAGCGCAGCGCCCAGTAGGGCGACGCCCTCCGTCAGCTCCCCCGGCGTACGCGCCGCGTAACCGAGGACCAAACCGGGGCGCCCGTAGGGGCGTTGGGTGTGCCAGGACAGCGGCTGGACCTTGACGCCGCGGGCGAGGGCGGCGGCGGCCAGCTCGGTGTCCGGTGGGGCATCGGGCGGGAAGGTGATCGTCAGATGGAGACCGGCCGCGGCACCGTGCACGGTCGCGCCCGGCAGACGGTCGCGGAGGGCGTCGATCAGCGCGTCCCGCCGGAGCCGATGCCGTCGCCTCAACTGTCGCAACCGGCGCTCCAGTTCACCCGACTCCATCAACTGGGCCAGCACCAGCTGCGGCAGCACCGCGTTGCCGAGGTCCGCGAACCGCTTGGCGTCCACCAGCGCCTCCCGGTACGCCGGCGGCGCCAGCACCCAGCCCACCCGTAGGGCGGGCGCGAGCAGCTTGGACACGCTCCCGGTGTAGCAGACCTGCTCGGGCAGCAGGGAGCGCAGCGCGGGAACCGGCGGGCGGTCGTAGCGGTGCTCGGCGTCGTAGTCGTCCTCGATGACCAGGCCGCCGGCCGTCGCCCAGCGCATCAGGTCGCGGCGGCGCCGGCCGCCGAGCACCACCCCGGTCGGGAACTGGTGCGCCGGAGTGAGCAGTACGGCCCGCGCGCCGCTCGCCCGCAGGGCCTCGACCCGTATGCCGTCCTCGTCCACCGGGACGGGCGGGGTCGCCATCCCCCAGTACCGGAGATGCTGGCGGGCGCCGAGCGAACCAGGGTCCTCCACCGCGACCTCCTCGATACCGTCGCGGTGCAGCACCTGGGCGACCAGGCCGAGCGCCTGCGCGGTACCGGCGACGATCAGCACCTCGCGGGGATCCACCCGGATACCGCGGTTACGGGCCAGCCAGGTGGCGACGGCCACTCGCAGCTCCGGGGCGCCCCGGGGATCCCCGTAGCCGAAGCCCGCCGACGGGAGGTCGCCGAGCACGGCGCGTTCGGCGCGCAGCCAGGACGCGCGCGGGAACGATGCCAGGTCCGGCACCCCGGGCGAGAGGTCGATCCGCGCGGGCGCCGCCCGCAGCGCGTCGAAGACGTCGGCACCGGGCGGGGAGGAGAAGAGCGCCCTGGGGGAGCGAACGGGACGGCGGGCGGAACTCGTTGCGGGAACCGGGGCGGGGCGGGGAGCACCATCGCGGCCGGGAGCGCCATCGCGGCCGTGAACGCCATCGCGGCCGTGAACGCCATCGTGGTCAGGAGCGCGGTCACGTCCGTCGGCACAATCGGGGCCGTCGGCGCGACCGGGGCCGCAACCGGTGCCGGGGCCATACGGAGAAGGCATCCCCGTCACCGTCCCCGTCACCGTCCCCGTCCTCTGTACCGCCCCCGCACCCGCACCCGTCACCGGCGCCGCCACCACGACCGTTCCGCCCCGCCCGCGCCCGGCGACCTGCCCGTCCTCCCGGATCCGCTGATACGCCTCGGTGACCACCCCGCGCGACACCCGCAGCTCGGCAGCCAGCACGCGGGTGGCGGGCAGCCTGCTCCCCACCGGCAGACGGCCGTCTGATATCGCCCGCCGCAACTCCCCGGCCAGCCAGTCGGACAGCCCGCCCGCGGGCGCATCCGCCACCCTCAGCTGAAGAAAGTCCGACCCGGGAGCGGACGACACAGCCGCACCGCGAACCGACGCCCTGTCCGACGGCCTGCCAGACGCCCTGCCCGGCCTAGCAGCCGAGGAGGCTCCCGCCCCGGGGTCCGACGAGACATCCGCCCCGGAAGCCGACGAGACGTCCGCCCCAGGGTCCGCCGCGCTCCCCGCGCCAGCGGCGGACGAGCTCGACGAGCTCGACGAGCTAATGGACCCCTCAACTGCTCCTTCATTGGACCTTTCCACCGAACCATTCCCCCGTCACCGTTATCCCATGAACGCCCGAGCCGAAGCCCACAGCAACGCCTCCCAGGACACCTTCCGTCCCGCCCTCGGCGAGACCGGCCCCCGCTCCCGCCCCCTCGCCCGGACACCGGCACACACCGGAGGCGA
This window encodes:
- a CDS encoding putative T7SS-secreted protein, which codes for MFGDAVNAIGDGASKLTDAVERGAGEVVEFGADKLGDGLQAVGADGAADAVRSAGDKAAGALGAHVGERQLGETDDPKELIHGNVEKLNETASHLKDFAAAFNRVADGMRKLGSGQHWSGKAADAFREAFDMHPKQWMYAADACDDAYKAMHAYAETVTWAQSKAVDAIEKYAQAKRDSEHALSAWKAKVEAYVAAGESYNAAVRQGADPGPQPTPPADYVDPGTEGREAAQDMLKNARSQRDEAAERARNAIKGTLAHAPDKPQLTDLASAGLKDAGKAFVIENMHLAGGAVKAAADTVKLARTVNPMDPYNIAHPWQFAGNVSTTLLGLAQMPLHPAELAKGMLGSGWGSDPIDATGALILNAIGGKGAGGLAKGAARAGAKDAAESAARTAAKEGGKRTIRDRLRTGWCKTFGSDPIDMATGRMILPQTDITLPGNLPLSFTRTFESSYRTGRWFGRTWMSTLDQRLEIDAEGVIVIGEEGNFLLYPHPAVGVPTFPLEGEGAPLARTPDGDYFLVDPATGTRRYFTTHTENLALLDEISDRHGNHQTFDYTEDGTPTAITHSAGYRLLLTTEGDRVTALHLAGAAPDGSDQLLATYGYDAFGNLTTVTKPSSDRPLRFTYDDAGRITSWTDTNHSSYTYAYDEADRCTSQGGIAGHLRARYTWGDPDPETGLRTNRFLNSQDQLTTYQVNDHHQIVATTDPTGATTRTTRDAKHSILSTTDPLGRTTHFTYDDQGRPTTVTLPDGSTSTTVYDSHGNPLNVTGPDGATWTHRYDARGHRVATTDPAGATTTYTHDARGNLASVTDALGNTTRVSCDGSGLPVSVTDPLGHTTHYRRDAFGRTTSVTDPLGATTHMLWTVEGKLAARIDPTGAREEWTYDGEGNRLTHTDAVGQTTRFEYTHFDLLAARTDPDGVRHEFTHDTELRLTQVTNPQGLTWNYAYDGAGRLVSESDFDDRVLSYVHDAAGQLVNRTNALGEVTTYTRDTLGRITTKDAAGLVTTYAHAPSGHLQQAANPDATVDYTRDALGRVLAESINGRTMTFTYDVLGRRISRTTPTGHTTTYTYDAAGNRTGMDIAGHPLQFQYDAAGQELTRIIGGSLQLTHTWDPTGRLASQSLTAAATDPTGTAQAEVSQLLQRAYAYRPDGHLTAIDDSHTGRRTFDLDRAGRVTAVHATDWTETYAYDEAGNQTHATWPDRHPNPSASGERSYEGTRITRAGRIRYEHDGLGRVVLRQKTRLSRKPGSWRYTWNAEGRLAYVATPDGAAWRYVYDPFARRIAKQRLAADGQKVAEQTDFSWDGHTLAEQTTQVIGTPRAITLTWDHGRHNPLTQTECKSAWNPDSASREVIDQRFFAVVTDLVGAPSELVSVDRGVVSWRRKSTLWGSTSWDTSASAYTPIRFPGQYFDPETGLHYNYHRYYDPQSARYASPDPLGLIPSRNPSAYVRNPLARIDPLGLFSCSKNHTISEDRVGHVEYRHGEGAQERAIGNGDVNIPGEFHDDFIWDGDEHALGDRLAHGANNSPGERNPNGQGHIHRFDYGRIVGKNGRGELSSLVEIVIHGDGVHTAYPI
- a CDS encoding SseB family protein; its protein translation is MPLADEVAAFHEGEPNPAALVGEFRRAQVILPVANDSFLSAELDGIRWLYAFTDEGALSRFAAARGSEPGAEWQYVTTAGARVLDVLIPAVGGPAGVALDAGSEQGMLFPPVSGIVPDGVAVDVDADVDEAVDVTPGAGVVMSTDISGATPRGVA
- a CDS encoding TetR/AcrR family transcriptional regulator: MTDHDDVRTRILGAAEKLFYARGIQAVGMDELRTAAGVSLKRLYGTFPAKHDLVEAYLRRRDERWRASLAAYVDAHSGTGAPGAAPLAVFDWLETWFAAPDFRGCAFVNAYGELGATSEGIGRAAREHKLALRAYLADLVRPLTAATATATATATATATATAASDDGDAGSAVLAGQLALLIDGAIAAAAVTGDPAAARTARAAAEALLRGAEGEHTGA
- a CDS encoding nuclear transport factor 2 family protein — protein: MTAVTQPRPPFPPFDEESARHKVQAAEDAWNTRDPERVALAYTEDSVWRNRDTFLVGRTEIVEFLRRKWARELDYALRKELWSYSGNRIAVRFQYECRDASGQWWRSYGNELWEFDEAGLMRRREAGIHDVPITEAERRVLGPRPEAERGPDRPSLPVH
- a CDS encoding aminotransferase-like domain-containing protein, translated to MADAPAGGLSDWLAGELRRAISDGRLPVGSRLPATRVLAAELRVSRGVVTEAYQRIREDGQVAGRGRGGTVVVAAPVTGAGAGAVQRTGTVTGTVTGMPSPYGPGTGCGPGRADGPDCADGRDRAPDHDGVHGRDGVHGRDGAPGRDGAPRPAPVPATSSARRPVRSPRALFSSPPGADVFDALRAAPARIDLSPGVPDLASFPRASWLRAERAVLGDLPSAGFGYGDPRGAPELRVAVATWLARNRGIRVDPREVLIVAGTAQALGLVAQVLHRDGIEEVAVEDPGSLGARQHLRYWGMATPPVPVDEDGIRVEALRASGARAVLLTPAHQFPTGVVLGGRRRRDLMRWATAGGLVIEDDYDAEHRYDRPPVPALRSLLPEQVCYTGSVSKLLAPALRVGWVLAPPAYREALVDAKRFADLGNAVLPQLVLAQLMESGELERRLRQLRRRHRLRRDALIDALRDRLPGATVHGAAAGLHLTITFPPDAPPDTELAAAALARGVKVQPLSWHTQRPYGRPGLVLGYAARTPGELTEGVALLGAALRETQGGPARDACVRGGGGDGRRDR